A stretch of DNA from Manihot esculenta cultivar AM560-2 chromosome 7, M.esculenta_v8, whole genome shotgun sequence:
TGGCCACCCtctgaactctctctctctctttctcaagAATGTCCTAGGAAATTTTATTTGGGCatacattatttttttcaaCTCAGTTGCAAGCACTACTGCATTCTTCTTCTTGATCTCTGaaacctttctttttcttcaagcCATATAAGTTTATCTTTTTCAGTTCTACATACATATACTATTTGTATCTGTTGTTGTTGGAGTCTGCAATAAATATTTGTAAGTGGAGATTATAAACAAGTAGGGTGGTAGAGAGATTCTTTAAGTTTCTTTGTGAGATGGAGGCAAGACTTTTTCTTGGAACTGATTGGTGCAATAATCATCGTTCCTATGAAGAGAAATGTGAATAGTATAGAAGAGAAAGTGGACAAGGAAATAAACAAGATTAGTTAAATTTCATGTACAAACAAGGAAATAATGAGGATGTTCATGTTGTTCTTAGTTGGAAGATGACAATATAAAATTCATACTTTGTAAACATAATTCGTTAATAAGAAATTTCATGcaatttctctctctctacatAAAATTTCttgctctatttttttttcttctcttggAGTTTTCctctgataattttttttaaaaagtaatgatTAATTTGAAATGATCCAATTAACACTACATTACAAGAAGTCggtgaggttttttttttttattttttctaagatTTAATAATAGAAGAAGCAAGtcaaaataaaagagatttaGCTATAATGAGGTTTGATAAGTTAAGTTTACCAATCAATGTCATGGTCAATTGATTAGACTACAAGTTAGCATCTTATTAAGCATTTCAATTATGGGTTATGCTCCTTAATTGTTTaccattatttaactttttatatatGACTTTGACAATAATCCTCATAAgataaaatattgaatttaaataaaataaatttaaaactatatGAATATTCTGATAATTGAAGATAGAAATAAATTGAGTTTTCcaggaaagaaaattttttatagaGAGTTTGAAGAAGAAAGTATGATGAATTGTAAGAGAAGAAATAGTATAGTTCATGGAAAATTAGAAGAATATTGAAATGTATTGCTTATAGCTCTGCTATATACCATGCAACGattattgaatcaaattaattttttttttggtattttagaatagaaaaattattacaaatataTACTACGATTGTGATAAGATTACAAAAAAagtgataaaatttataattaaattattactagttaaaataaattatcaactatttaataataacaataaaattattaattatttatcaataaaaagtcgtaattaaataataataataataaaaaaaactaaacaaaaataaaagagtttaaacaacaataggaaaaaaaaaattaaactgtcAATCGACGCCTGAGAGATTCGAACTCTCGCGGGGAAACCCCATGTACTTAGCAGGCACACGCCTTAACCACTCGGCCAAAGCGTCGAATTGATACAGCTAATCACAATTTTCTATATGTAATTACTTTTAATACAATACTATTTTAGTTTAAGAataattataaatgaaattatataaaaataaatattttgttaaaatatataattgattgCAATAAAGACCTTGGCTTATTATAAGCACACACATAAAAAAGCTCAAGCTTGAAAGTAAAATTCATAGGCTGCTTAGTCCATCCAAAAAGGCTATAAGCCTAATGTTACAGGGCGCACTTGAGCACTGCGCCTGTGCGGCACTTGGACAGGCCCTAACGAGATTATAGCCTGCCAAGTTCAGCCTATCGAGGAGTTTTACCACGCTGACTGGTTTCGCCCTGTCTTGGGCTCATCAAGGGAGCGGCTCCAGCCCCCGACCAGGGTGTGCAGGTATGACAATCCCGCACACAACGACCCTTCGAGCAACTCTCCACCCAATCTTTACGGCAACATCTTCCCCAGTATGGTGTCACGGCATCCCCAAAAATTATGCACGTGATACTAAACATCTTCCTCGTAGCACTGCCATTCCGCCAACTAAATTGTGTGCAAGTAGCAACTCAGGAAATGTAAAGAAAGCACAAAAAAACAGCTGAAGTTGATGGTTACTCATAATAAAACATTGCTCTCTttcatctatatatatatatatatatatatatatatatatatataaactttaaGATATTAGGAATCGAAATAAACGATACAGATAtcatttatcataattattttaataaagaaaaaaaatatatatatatataattttaaaacattaaaaatcaaaataatcgatgtagatattatttattataattactttaataaaaaaaataaatacatataacTTTAAGAcattaaaaatcgaaataaaCTATATAGAtatcatttattataattattttatagattATCTCCTATGAATTCACActctataaattattattgCTCTGAGTATAAAATCAACCAAATAAAATAACTACTTTATTTGTGCACATCCTCATGGAGGTAATGAGAAAAACTCACTCTCAATAttggagaaagaaagaaaattttctaAAGAGACAATAAATAAGAGTATatgggagagtttctctctttagagtcaatttgataaatctttatatttttattataagtaAGAGATTAATAAatcataatttatatattagttaataaaaaattaattacatttattattcaattactggtaattgaattaaaaattaaaaactaaattaccctttattaaaagaaaaattttttttatataaatttaaatcaattattCTCTTTGATTCATAACTTTTATTGTAATCTGAAATCAAATATCACATAAAATTCTAACTAGAACtgagaaatttctaaaattattgaaaatataatgctaatggaaaaattaaattcaCGCTATTGAAAAAGAAGACACCAATTTAGTTTTGATACGAATTGATATATAAAAACTCtcgagattttttattttaattataattcaattatttaatttttttatgtttttatagagtaaaatgaaaataagaaaataaataaataaaaataaaataaattcaaattgaaGTAAtgatttaaggaaaaaaaataaaagcaacGACGCCTGAGAGATTCGAACTCTCGCGGGGAAACCCCATGTACTTAGCAGGCACACGCCTTAACCACTCGGCCAAAGCGTCGAATTGATACAGCTAATCACAATTTTCTATATGTAATTACTTTTAATACAATACTATTTTAGTTTAAGAataattataaatgaaattatataaaaataaatattttgttaaaatatataattgattgCAATAAAGACCTTGGCTTATTATAAGCACACACATAAAAAAGCTCAAGCTTGAAAGTAAAATTCATAGGCTGCTTAGTCCATCCAAAAAGGCTATAAGCCTAATGTTACAGGGCGCACTTGAGCACTGCGCCTGTGCGGCACTTGGACAGGCCCTAACGAGATTATAGCCTGCCAAGTTCAGCCTATCGAGGAGTTTTACCACGCTGACTGGTTTCGCCCTGTCTTGGGCTCATCAAGGGAGCGGCTCCAGCCCCCGACCAGGGTGTGCAGGTATGACAATCCCGCACACAACGACCCTTCGAGCAACTCTCCACCCAATCTTTACGGCAACATCTTCCCCAGTATGGTGTCACGGCATCCCCAAAAATTATGCACGTGATACTAAACATCTTCCTCGTAGCACTGCCATTCCGCCAACTAAATTGTGTGCAAGTAGCAACTCAGGAAATGTAAAGAAAGCACAAAAAAACAGCTGAAGTTGATGGTTACTCATAATAAAACATTGCTCTCTttcatctatatatatatatatatatatatatatatatatatatatatataaactttaaGATATTAGGAATCGAAATAAACGATACAGATAtcatttatcataattattttaataaagaaaaaaaatatatatatatataattttaaaacattaaaaatcaaaataatcgatgtagatattatttattataattactttaataaaaaaaataaatacatataacTTTAAGAcattaaaaatcgaaataaaCTATATAGAtatcatttattataattattttatagattATCTCCTATGAATTCACActctataaattattattgCTCTGAGTATAAAATCAACCAAATAAAATAACTACTTTATTTGTGCACATCCTCATGGAGGTAATGAGAAAAACTCACTCTCAATAttggagaaagaaagaaaattttctaAAGAGACAATAAATAAGAGTATatgggagagtttctctctttagagtcaatttgataaatctttatatttttattataagtaAGAGATTAATAAatcataatttatatattagttaataaaaaattaattacatttattattcaattactggtaattgaattaaaaattaaaaactaaattaccctttattaaaagaaaaattttttttatataaatttaaatcaattattCTCTTTGATTCATAACTTTTATTGTAATCTGAAATCAAATATCACATAAAATTCTAACTAGAACtgagaaatttctaaaattattgaaaatataatgctaatggaaaaattaaattcaCGCTATTGAAAAAGAAGACACCAATTTAGTTTTGATACGAATTGATATATAAAAACTCtcgagattttttattttaattataattcaattatttaatttttttatgtttttatagagtaaaatgaaaataagaaaataaataaataaaaataaaataaattcaaattgaaGTAAtgatttaaggaaaaaaaataaaagcaacGACGCCTGAGAGATTCGAACTCTCGCGGGGAAACCCCATGTACTTAGCAGGCACACGCCTTAACCACTCGGCCAAAGCGTCTTGGTGTCTGCTGAGTTGTGGTTCTTCGTTAAATAAGTAACCAATTAAGTGTGACATATATTTCCTGTAGCTTTAATGAGTGATTCAGTCCAAAGTGCGTTGTTGGCAGAAGGTTGGCCCAGTCTACCCTGCTGCTAGttctgaaatattttaattgcacTCTTTCAAAAAtctacttaaaaaaaataaaagtccaAGAATCTAGTAACGGTTGGATTTGTACGTAGCCCTCTGATTACAAATTTTCTTGCTTCAAGAGATTGTTTGATGGTTCATCTTGATATTTTTTGGGCATACTTTGCAAGTATTTTTAAAACTCCAAAGGGCAACTCACTAAAGAGAGGGGATAAGATTCGATCTTGTGATCAATAGGACCACTCAAGTGACTTAGACCACTCAAGTTAGAGAGTTATTGCTATTGCACCAAAGCATGGCTCGCTCGGTCTACCCTAATGAACGAGTGCAGTGAGATCTAACTCGGTCCATTGGACAAACATGGCTCGTTCGCTCAGAACTTTATAGGACCCCATACCCTAACTACATGTATATGACCATTATCAGAGTGTTTTACAGCAGTGAGATCTAGCTTTGGGTAGGGCAAGAAAGTTGATATTATGTATATTTTGTAATGATGGTAATAGTGAGAATGTGGTATTCATAATGTCTTTCTATAAAAGCAAATAAAGCTGCTCCCATTGTATTTGTTATCAATGTTTTCACCATCACCTGCAATCATGACTACCATTTTCATATGGATCTACACTTGTGATTCAATCTATCATCTCTTCAAAAGAAAgggatatataatttaattaaattaaaccccTTTCTCTCTTTTTCCCAAGAATTTTTCTCATCTTGCACATCAATTTTCTTGATCAATTAGTATAAACATATAATTTACCTATATGTTGCTCAATAAAGCATTAATTAAACCCTAGTAAAATCATGTGTTCAATTTCCTCTATCAACCAAGTAGTCATCTTGTTCTCTTTCCTCATCAAAAACCATGACTAGGCAGCCATGTTGACCCCAAGTATAATAATGGAATCCATGGCAATTTTGAACCTTTTGGAAGAGATgtgataaatcattaaaatcctTCATCTAATCTCAGTCTGCCATGTATTTAACATACAATTAAATAGATTtcttcaataaaaattaaataggatctatttatttctattttagaTTTATAGTGgattgaatttatataaaaattgtctttatgttagtttatttttaaaaaaaaaacaattgtctgttctgaaaaatatttatctAGATTCAATTTCAAAATACGAACAAGTGGGTGCTAAAACAATAATCTTATTTAAAAATGCCTTTTGGCATTGAAATGATCTTGTCCCAAAAAAAATATGGAAACAAAATCAAAGGAGAGAAAAGAAATGGGAAAGCGTGCTTACTTCGCCATCATTCCGATATCAAACACAGACAATTCGGTGCAAAGCAAATTCTACAAAGGAGCCTATGAAATTATAGGCCCTCCCGTAATTCTCGCTTCATATTTTCTTTTCCCAAAAGCTTTATCAAATTGATAAGATctctatattatattattatgttcaagtttcttccaaaagaatATCGAAATGAGGAGAAATTTTAGTGGCTCAAAATGCTAAAACATAGAAAAAAgatattattttctttcaagCATTATGATTATAAACATTCATCACATTTCCAAAAGCTGCATTGCTTTTCCCTAATTTACTATGATCCCAAATCCAAACCCATCATCATTTTTTTTGTCTAACCTTTTCATCAACGCCAAAGCAAAGCAATCTCTGCTCTGTTTCCAGTTTAAAAACCTTGCAAATCTCTGTCAGAAACAccatccctctctctctctcagagAACAAAATCAATGGCTACCCACAGAAAAATGGacagtgaagatcaagaaaccTTGTTTCATTCTTACCCATGTGCTTACTACGTGCAAAGCCCATCAACTATTTCTCTTGCAAACAGTGCAGAGCTCAAAACTCACAATCTTGAATCCACGTTTCACTCTCCATCAAGATCAGACACCAATGTTCTACTCAATAAAAACCCTGAGGTTTCAAGATTCACTCTCTCACGCTACTCCTCATCTCATGGTTCGAACAACTCTTTCTTGAATGAGAAGAAGATTAATGGAGATGAAAATGGTGTCAGCCGTTTGATCATTGTTGATGGGCATGGAAAAGGTGGTTATGGggtggaggaggaagaagaagatgacgATGAAGATTATTATTATGGGAGAAAAGGCGGGTGGTGGTGGAGATATTGTTCTTTTAGAAGAAGTTCTTCTTGTGCTTGGGTTTCTTTGCAAATATGTTGGAGATTATTGGCGAGTTTGGGAGTTGCCTTGCTTGTTTTCTACATAGCTACTAAGCCGCCGTCACCGAAATTGTCTATCAAGGTACATGATCTCTTGCTCTTTTATCTCTTCATAGATATCAACTTGAACCAGTGCTTGCTCTTTTAAAagcattttattaaattaatgttGAAAAAAAATTTGGGTTGGAGCCCCATCACCTTTCCCGTTGTGTGATGTATTCTTTAAGGGTTTTAGTTAAATGCTTAAAAAAGCAAGATAAAAGAAAGTCTACCATTCTGGAGCTCTAGTTATGGTCGGAATGTAAATAAACTAAATCGTTGGTTAATTACTCGATTTTTAAATTAGTCAAATTGGAGCTTAATTTTGTAGCTCGTTTGGTAAACGAGTCAAATTTGAACTCCATAATATTCGGTTCGTTAAGTCTGTGAGCTCGCTCTCATAAATAATCTCGTTAAATAAGCTAGATTATtatcataaaagaaataaactcaaaccttatatatattttcatgaaCCAAACCTAAATTTCTTAAAAGTTAACTttatatagtttagttacactcttaaatttgcatatatttggattattaaaatttaaaaactcatctttataagtttaccatctaatttgtagatatattactttaactaaaattattttaattttaaaattagtaattttaaactaaaactcattatacatgtaaataaattggATTACCCGTGAACTATTCGAGACCAAACTCGATAAAAGTTCGATTCGTCTAAATTCGTTTACTAAATGAGCCAAGTTTGAGTTACTGAATATTCGACTgaatttgaaatgaataaaactcgaattcggctcgagctcgaaaatattttaactattcGAGACCAAACTCGATAAAAGTTCGATTCGTCTAAATTCATTTACTAAACGAGCCAAATTTGAACTTCTGAATACTCGACTGATTTTGAAATGAGTAAAACTCGAATTCAACTCGAATTCGAAAATATTTTaacgaattaaatttaaactttttaaaattcaactcgGTTTATTTACGCCTCTAATTCTGATGCAAACCTAGACAGACTCTTGTCCATATGTGAGTGTCATCCAGCTAAAGTCTTAGGCTCGCGGCAGCCTTCAAGCTACTAATGGGCCCGAACTGGTCTGAAAATAGTGCAACATTTTCAGTGGTTTTACAATAGATGGAGTTGTCGTTTAATGCCTAAAAAGCCCACAATTTTCATGGAGTTGTCGTTacttaaacacttaaatttGAATTTCTGAATATTTGACTCAAATTTAAATTGAGAACTCAAATTCGGttcgaatttaaaaaatttttaataaattaagtttgaatttttcaaaatttagttTCGTTTATGCCCCTAATTCTGGTTCAAATCCAAACGGACTATATGCGAGTGTCATCCAGCTAAAGTCTTAGGCTCACGTCAGCCTTCAAGCTACTAATGGGCCCGAACTGGTCTGAAAATAGTGCAACATTTTCAGTGGTTTTACAATAGATGGAGTTGTCGTTTAATGCCCAAAAAGCCCACAATTCTCATGGACAGTATATTAAAAAaactgatttttattttaaatttaaagtttagATTTAAGTTTAAAGTGAGAAAATTGTAAAACAGATGGGAGGAATCCAGCAATTCGGACTAGGGGAAGGAGTAGATGGCACAGGTGTTACAACTAAGATCCTTTCCTGTAATTGTTCAATGAATCTTCTCATTGAAAACAAGTCTAAGCTCTTTGGCCTTCACCTCCAACCTCCATTAATGGAAATGTTCTTCGGTCGCCTTCCTTTCGCTATGTCAAGGGTAAGCTTTTCTCATCTTTCTTTCATATTCCTCAACTCTTATATTTACCGTtatcgttttttttttcctcattttttTAGTCTTTACTGTAAAATTAGTGTTAAAACTCTTTTTTATATGAAATGGGATATCAACCTAGCAGGGATCAAAACTATATGCTGAAAGCCATGGGTCAACATTGTTCAAATTGTACGTGGGAACAAAAAACAAACCCATGTATGGAGCAGGAAGAAACATGCAGGACTTGTTAGACTCTGGAAATGGGTTGCCAATTCTGATCAGAGTCAGATTGAGCTCTCATTTTCGTGTGATTCCGAATCTTATAAACCCAAAATATCATCACCAAGCAGAATGCCTGTTGTTCCTGGACAGCTCTTATGATAAGAAACATCGGACCCAAGCTTATAACAGCACCTGCACTGTGTCTTAAATTAGCCCTTCTAGCttctttgttattttattacaaAGAGAGTGTTTATAAACAGAGAGGATTGTGTATAAACTGTAAGAAAATTTCAAAGAATTTATGTGCAACGTCTGCAGAGATGTGTCGTTTAGATAATTATCATGTTATTTCAGTATGATGATGTAGGTTGTAGTttagatataaaattaatttaatgctTAAATAATTATACCAATTAAAAGCTTGAAAATTTGcaagatttaattaataatatatttttattattgatcaTCACCAGATTTTATGCATTTGAACAAGTCAGGCCTTAAAAAAGAATACAGGCTCAAAATCCATTAGACTCTATTCAATGAACTAGCCTCATGCTACACCACCCAATCCAGTAATGTGAAGCAGGCTGGATGGGCCACGCGAATGGGTATGTATAAGAAAGTCCAGTCCGGTAACGTGATTCTCAGTCCTGCGGAGAAAGACTCTAACACATTCATACATACGAATCTGAGTAACAGAAATATGTGATACTgtagcagaaaaaaaaaatggttagACGGAACtaacaaataaaaagaaaagggatAAAAAAGAGGAATATCCAAACTTATATAATCtctgtaaattttattttttgaatgttAAAACATCAATTATTAATGGATTATTAGTAATGGGTAAACTTCAAAGCTTTAGCCTTTATGAATAATATTGTGGGTGTCAATTCTGCAAAGTGATTACAGTGATGAAAAGCAGTACCTCTTATAAGATAATCTTTTTGAATAGAAAGTTCTTAtcaattattttagtttagGCCATCTTCCAAGTCCAAGGATTAGtgagaataaataaaatttatttaattttgggattataatttttaaacacccatttacacACTTGATGCACTTATCacataaaatgttaaaaaaattactaattttatattctaatatTAATATCAACAAGCTAAACCTAGATATTGACAGGTGCCAAAACCCTAATATTCCACTCATAGttgaattttgtttataattattACCTATTGATGCATAgcttaattaatagaaaaatattattaattgtcaTTACTTAATTAACAGCATTCACTAATCTTGAAGTCAGGTCACACTTAGTGATTTTAATCCTTATTGTAATGAGATATTATGTTGCTGAACATATCTAAATTAgtattaaaataacaatttagCAGACAGTTTAAAactgtttaaaaaaattatttttttattatatgtaatgatatattttaatcaaaaatttattttatatttaataaaattacaattttaaccgctatttgttatttattgtaaaaaaataattaaactataaataaataaataaataaaatgcaaataaataaaaatatacttgATTTTACTAAACCTTAGTGCATTGTTAACAAAAGAGAAATTGGTTTATGCCCACTAAGTCATTCTTTTGCAACCTTAACCTCCATAAATTATTAAGGCaattagttattattattattattaacaatggAGAGAGCAATAAGAGAAGATGTTAGGGCATGGGAAATTAAAGTAAAAGCTTCTCTACGTTCTATAATTtttgtctattttattttttatacatattaaaaaatataatatttttattaattttttaattatatttattttaaatatattaaattttattaaatattaagagatattttaaaatatttcttaaaaataaaatgaaactaAACAGAATTATAATAgtgaatttatataatattatagtttaaaaaaaatggataatacttttaaattaattaaaaaataaaaattataaaaagaaaggaatatatatatttataaattgtttatttttttcatatatacatATGAATATTAATATTGATGAAGTGGGTTAGTTGAATGTAAACTTTctaatagaaaataatattaattgtgGGAGACCATTGAAAATAATCAACAAAAACAGCAGTATATGGTATCTAGATATTCCTTATACAATATTCATTTTAGATGCAAAAATAGTCTTATATTCAACAAAAGCAACAGGTTTTGGTATTGAAGACTCTAGAGAAGGATTAGTGCATATTGCTAAttttatatacataaaattaataaaaattaatatattttaatgagtaCAACTAAAAAAATAGTGGGTTTTCTGATTTTATATAGGattacttttattttagatAGATAATCCAAAATTACTAAATTaatatatctttatattttataaaattaaactctttaattattctattaaaaaaatttatataatcatcttgaatatttatattatttattttttaaaaatattaattatataatattatttagtctttataattttaaacattcaaactatttaatttctctaattaaaaataaaataagttgactaattattttaataaatgagtaAACATCTTGATTTTATAAGAttgtgattttgaaaaatagacaaactaataaaaatattatagtaATTCTATCTTTTAGATAATGTGCCAACTTTTAATTGGTTACGCGTATTAAGTGTAGATATTGCTTTCCACgaatattttagggtaaactgcaatttagtccctttgatttagtgaaatgcaacctttcatccctctattttaaaaaatcttcaatttagtctaatttagtgaaatacaacctttcgtccctctgttttaaaaaatcttcaatttagtcactgtaatttttaaaaattatgccaTTAGTCcttcccgttagattttcagttaaatcaccattagttttaattaaaaagactaaaatacccttcctcctcttcttcttcttcctctccttcccgatctcctccttcttcttcttctcttcttcttcttctcttttccgatctccttcttcttcttcttcttcttctccttcttcttcccgatcttcttcttcccgatctcctcctcctcctcctcctcctcctcctcctcctcctcctcctcctcctcctcctcctcctcctcctcctcctgtaTTTGATTTCATGCAAGCAGCTGTGCAAATAAGATAATGAAAGCAACAACCTCAAGAGGAGCATTGGCATCCCGGACGGCAGCATTGGGTTTCTTCATTTTGATGTAAACAATAGCTGTAAAATATCATGTACACCCAAAACTAAAAACACAAGCAGAAAACAATCCATTGGAAGAAAAGGAGTCATCAGTGGACGAAGCAGAGGATTTCGCAATGGGGTTCGCTTGGTGGTAGACCTGAATGCCGAAATGGCCATTTGGGAGGAAGCAGGTAAGCTCAGGAGTGAAGAAGCTGTTatggtattttagtcttttaattaaaattaacggtgatttaactgaaaatctaatggGAAGGACcaatggcatagtttttaaaaatcatagtgactaaattgaaggttttttaaaacagaggg
This window harbors:
- the LOC110618847 gene encoding uncharacterized protein LOC110618847 — translated: MATHRKMDSEDQETLFHSYPCAYYVQSPSTISLANSAELKTHNLESTFHSPSRSDTNVLLNKNPEVSRFTLSRYSSSHGSNNSFLNEKKINGDENGVSRLIIVDGHGKGGYGVEEEEEDDDEDYYYGRKGGWWWRYCSFRRSSSCAWVSLQICWRLLASLGVALLVFYIATKPPSPKLSIKMGGIQQFGLGEGVDGTGVTTKILSCNCSMNLLIENKSKLFGLHLQPPLMEMFFGRLPFAMSRGSKLYAESHGSTLFKLYVGTKNKPMYGAGRNMQDLLDSGNGLPILIRVRLSSHFRVIPNLINPKYHHQAECLLFLDSSYDKKHRTQAYNSTCTVS